A section of the Leminorella richardii genome encodes:
- a CDS encoding mandelate racemase/muconate lactonizing enzyme family protein: MKIVSVDIIDVKNPLQSAVAKWRPVVVRINTDEGISGFGEVGMAYGVGASAGFGMAKDLASIIIGMDPMETEKIWDKMQKKTFWGQGGGTVVSAGMSAIDVALWDIKGKALNVPCYQLLGGKCRDTLRTYASQLQFGWGDAEKKEILTTPQQYAAAAEKALADGYDAIKVDVNEINEQGGVKKSNLYGVFSDRELKVGYKRLKAIREAVGDEVDIIVEAHALTDTASAIRFGRMIEELRISAYEEPVMNLNHGQLREVKRNVNIPIAAGERIYTRWGFRPYFEEHIIDLIQPDLGTCGGFSEAKKICDMGHIYDTTCQIHVCGGPIMTAAALQLECAIPNFGIHELHRYALLDGNRATCKYDYLPEKGQYSIPDLPGIGQELTEKSIAESPKETVK, from the coding sequence ATGAAAATCGTCAGCGTTGATATCATTGATGTGAAAAACCCGTTGCAGTCCGCTGTCGCCAAGTGGCGCCCCGTTGTTGTACGTATCAACACCGATGAAGGCATTTCCGGCTTTGGTGAAGTGGGCATGGCCTACGGCGTAGGCGCCTCTGCAGGGTTCGGCATGGCGAAAGATCTTGCCAGCATCATTATCGGCATGGACCCGATGGAGACGGAAAAGATCTGGGACAAAATGCAGAAGAAGACCTTCTGGGGACAGGGGGGCGGTACCGTTGTTTCTGCCGGTATGAGCGCCATTGACGTCGCGCTGTGGGACATCAAAGGGAAAGCCCTTAACGTCCCTTGCTATCAGCTTTTAGGCGGTAAGTGCCGCGATACGCTGCGCACCTACGCGAGCCAGCTGCAGTTTGGCTGGGGCGATGCGGAGAAAAAGGAAATTCTGACTACGCCTCAACAGTACGCGGCAGCAGCGGAAAAGGCTCTGGCAGACGGCTATGACGCGATTAAAGTCGACGTTAACGAAATCAACGAGCAGGGCGGCGTGAAGAAAAGCAACCTTTACGGCGTATTCAGCGATCGCGAACTGAAAGTCGGCTATAAGCGCCTGAAGGCCATTCGCGAAGCGGTGGGCGACGAAGTTGATATTATCGTTGAGGCGCACGCGCTGACGGACACCGCATCCGCCATTCGTTTTGGCCGAATGATTGAAGAACTTCGCATCTCCGCCTATGAAGAACCGGTGATGAACCTGAACCACGGTCAGCTAAGGGAAGTGAAGCGAAACGTCAACATTCCTATCGCTGCCGGTGAGCGTATCTATACTCGCTGGGGTTTCCGTCCGTACTTTGAAGAACACATCATTGACCTGATTCAGCCGGATCTCGGCACCTGTGGCGGCTTTAGCGAAGCGAAAAAGATCTGCGACATGGGGCACATCTACGATACTACCTGTCAGATCCACGTGTGCGGCGGCCCAATCATGACGGCTGCGGCGCTGCAGTTAGAGTGCGCAATCCCTAACTTTGGCATTCACGAACTGCACCGCTATGCGCTGCTGGACGGCAACCGTGCCACCTGTAAGTACGACTACCTGCCGGAGAAAGGCCAGTACAGCATTCCTGACCTGCCGGGTATCGGACAGGAGCTGACCGAGAAGTCTATTGCTGAATCACCAAAAGAGACCGTGAAGTAA